The Methylomarinum sp. Ch1-1 genome contains the following window.
TGCGCTTCCTATCGTCAGCACACCCTACCCACATTTTTAAACCTTGCTTCAGCACGAAATAGCTTTGCAGAAAATCCGCAAACGAGGTCATTCGAAGTATAATTCCGTCCATCTTAATTCAGGAAGAAATTATGCAAGTTGATCTCATTATCGAAGCCCGGTGGATTATACCCGTTGAGCCGGAATCCGTAATCCATGAAAACCACAGCTTGATCGTCAACGACGGCAAAATCATCGATCTGTTACCGCAGCATACGGCAAGACATCAATACCAAGCCCACACCTTGAGAGAGCTGCATAATCATGCGCTGATTCCGGGCCTGATCAATTGCCACACCCATGCCAGCATGACGCTGTTGCGCGGCATCGCCGATGATTTACCGTTGATGGAGTGGCTGCAAAAGCATATCTGGCCACTGGAACAGAAATGGGTCGGCGAGGCCTTTGTCAGAGACGGCACCGATCTCGCCATCGCCGAAATGATACGCGGCGGCACGACTTGTTTCAATGATATGTATTTTTTTCCGGAAATCACTGCCCATCAGGCCATAAAACACGGCATTCGCGCCGGCATCGGCCTGATCGCGATAGATTTTCCCTCGGCCTGGGCCGAAGATAGCGACGCTTATCTGGAAAAAGGCCTGGCCTTGCATGAACGACTAAGGCATGAGCCGTTGATCACCACGCCCTTCGCCCCCCATGCGCCGTATACGATTTCCGATGAACCATTGAGCAAGATCCGCATGCTGGCCGATGAGCTCGACCTGCCCGTGCATATGCATGTGCATGAAACCCGCCACGAGGTCGACGAGCAACGCCAAAAAACCGGACAAACGCCTCTACAGCGCCTGGATGAACTCGGCTTGCTGTCGCCTGCCTTCATCGCGGTGCACATGACTCAGCTCTCCGACGCCGAAATCGATGATTACGCCAGAACCGGCGGCCACATCGTTCATTGCCCTGAATCCAACCTCAAGCTGGCCAGCGGCTTCTGCCCGGTGGCGCAGTGCCTGAACGCAGGCATCAATGTCGCCTTGGGCACGGACGGCGCCGCCAGCAATAATGACCTGGATATGCTGGCGGAAATGCGCAGCGCCGCCCTGTTGGGCAAAGGCGTCAGCGGCGACGCTTCCGCAGTGCCGGCAATGACCGCGCTGCAAATGGCGACCCTCAACGGCGCCAAAGCCTTGGGCATCGACCAGCAAACCGGCTCGTTGACGATCGGTAAGGCGGCCGACGTGGTGGCGATCGAATTTTCCGAGGTGGAAACCCAGCCTCTATATCACCCGCTGTCGCAGATTGTTTATTCGGCGAGCCGCAACCAGGTCACCGATGTCTGGGTGGGCGGCAGGCAGTTGCTGAAACAACGCCAGCTGACCACGATCAATCTGAGCGATTTACACGAAAGAATCGGCATTTGGCGGGAACGTCTGTATGCCGATGACAACAAATGACTAATAACCTAGTAATATAGTACACTATATCCAATTCAACGGAATCAACACGATGACAGTGACAGAAAACGTACACGCCCATGAAATTCACAAATTTGGCTCCCAAGCCGAGCGTTGGTGGGATCCACAGGGTGAATTCAAAACCCTGCACGATGTTAATCCATTGCGCCTGCGTTTCATTCAGGAGCATGCCGAATTAGCGGGCAAGAAGATTGTCGACGTCGGTTGCGGCGGCGGCATCCTGACCGAAGGCCTGGCCAAACTGGGCGCCGATGCGCTCGGCATCGACCTCAGTGAAGAACTGATCGATATCGCCGACCTGCATAGCCTGGAATCCGGCGTCAAAGCCCGTTACCAGAAAATCAGCGTGGAAGCGCTAGCCGAGCAACAACCGGCCGGCTTCGATCACGTCACCTGCATGGAAATGCTGGAGCATGTTCCCGATCCCGGCTCCATCATCGGCGCCTGCGCCAAGCTGGTCAAGCCAGGCGGCATGGTTTTTTTCTCCACGTTGAATCGCGTTCCGAAAGCCTACCTGCTGGCCATCGTCGCCGCCGAATACTTACTGAAGATGGTGCCTAAGGGAACGCATGACTACAAAACCTTTATCAAACCTTCCGAACTGAGTCAGTCGGCCAGGGATGCCGGCCTCGAGCTGCAGTCCTTGGTCGGCATCGAATATAATCCGTTCAGCAAACGCTTCTATCTGGGTAAAGATATCGACGTCAATTACATCGCCGCTTTCAAACGCCCTGAAAAATAAGCATGAACGGTAAATTTAAACTGGCCTGCGTGTTATTTGACCTGGACGGCACCCTGGTCGATACGGCGCCCGACCTGGTCGCCTGTCTGAACCGAGCCATCGGCAAACACGGCTACCCCAGCTTCGAGGTCGAACAGATCAGGGCCTATATTTCCTATGGCGCCGCAGCGATGATAGCGTGGGCCACCAAGGGGGCCGGCGAGGATTTGCAGAAGCAGATGCTGACCGATATGTTGAACGATTATCAAAACAATCTAGTGGCCCACAGCCGGTTCTTTGCCGGCATGCCCGAAGCTCTCAGTTTCATCGAAAATCAGGGCCTGAAATGGGGCGTGGTCACCAACAAACGGGAACGCTTCACGCTGCCCTTGATGACGGCGTTGAAGCTGACCGAGCGGGCCGCCTGCATCGTCAGCGGCGACACCACAGCCAACAGCAAACCCCACCCCGAACCGATGCTGGCTGCCTGCCGACAGGCCAACGTGAAACCGGAAAACTGTGTCTATATCGGTGACGCCGCACATGACATTACCGCCGGCAAGTGCGCCAACATGAAAACGCTGGCTGCGTTATACGGATATTTAAAAAATGATGATCAGCCGGACGCATGGGGCGCCGACGGTTTAATTTCATCCCCCGAACAACTGACTTCCTGGATTCAATCATCAGCATGTTATTAAACGATCAAGTCATACTCATTACCGGCGCCGGTGGCGGCCTGGGCGGCACCGCGGCCATTGCGCTGGCCAAACAGGGGGCGCACATTATCCTGCTGGACAAGAATATTGCCAAGATGGAGAAGGTTTACGACGCCATCGTCGAGCATGGCGGTCCGGAACCGACCATGTACCCGTTTGACTTGGCCGGCGCCAATGAAAATGACTACCAGGAACTGGCCGATGTGGTCGATCGGCAATACGGTTCACTGCAAGGTTTGCTGCATTCGGCGGTGGATCTGAGCGCCTACAGCCCGGTCGCCAACATCAGGACTCAGGAATGGGGCCATACCCTGAACGTCAACTTGAATGCGCCTTTTTTATTGACACGGGTATTGTTGCCGGTGCTGCAGAAAAGTCAGCACGCCTCCATCGTCTTTACCTCCGATTCCTCGGCCAGAAATGCGCGCGCCTACAGCGCCGCTTACGGTGTCTCCAAGATCGCCTTGGAAGGCTTTGCCAAAATTCTCGCCGAAGAAGTGGAAGCCGGACAAAAAATCCGCGTCAATACTTTGGTTCCCGGCCCCATCGATTCTCCGCTGCGCAAAAAACTCTATCCGGCCGAGGATAAGAGCCGGCTGGCGGCGATGAATTCGCTGGATGAGGTCTATCAGTATTTATTTACTGACGACAGTCTGGGTCTTAACGGCCAGACCATTGATGCACAAACATTTCAACGTAGATAATTCTTATGTCAGAAAGAGAAGTAGTTACATTGACCCGAGATGTCAATATCATCACCGTCCCCGACGGCAATCACGGCACGCTGAGCAAGGGCCATGAAGTGACCATACATCAGGCCCTAGGCTCCAGCTATACGGTCGTGACCGAACACGGCCACATGGTTCGCATCGCCAACAGTGACGCCGATGCCCTGGGCAAAGAAACCCACGAACTGCATACCCTGGTTTCGGAAACCGATCCGGAAGCGGTCGAAAAAAACTGCTGGGAAGTGATGAAGACCGTCTATGACCCGGAAATTCCGGTCAATATCGTCGATTTGGGACTGGTTTACCATTGCAATGTCACCCCGAATGAAGAAGGCGGCAATGACGTGCACATCATGATGACGCTGACCGCGCCGGGTTGCGGCATGGGACCGGTCATTCAAAGCGATGTGGAAAAATCGATCCGCGCCCTGCCCGGCGTCAGTTCGGTTAATGTTGAAATCGTGCTGGACCCGCCCTGGTCGCGCGACATGATGTCCGAAGTCGCCCAGGTGCAACTAGGCTTGTTCTAACAAGCCATTGCCCTGCCCGGACGCGATATCGTCAAAAATCAATCTGCTGGCCGGGTTGCGGAATCGTCGCCGGCCAGCCCGAACGTTGAAAACTGGTTTTTAACGACATTGCCGCCGCCGGCTCGCCGTGCACCAGATACAGCTCAGGCCTGGGGTATTCGAAGGCCATCGCCCAGGCCAGCAACTGGCTCTGATCGGCATGAGCGCTGAACCCTCCTAAGGTGTGTATACTGGCCTCCACCCGAATTTCGCTACCGACGATTTTGAAATCCTTTCTACCATCGACCAACTCCCGGCCGAGTGTTCCTTGCGCCTGAAAGCCGACAAACACGACATGGGCATTGCGACGCCATAGATTGTATTTCAGATGATGACGAATTCGCCCGCCGGTGCACATGCCGCTGCCGGCGATGATCACCGCTCCGCCTTCGACCTTATCAGCCTCGCGCCCGCCCTGGTATATGCCGCATTCCAGCAGGATACGGCCGGATGCGGTCTCTAGCAGGTAACAGGAGCCGGTCACCTGGCCGACGCCGCCCAAAAAAGTTAATGTGGCCACCCGTCACCCTCCTTCGGATTCATCCGGTCGAGCACTCCAACAGCAGCGATGATCGTCATTAATCATGCTTCATACAGCTTTTGTCCGAGTCTCACCCTCTCGAGCACCGACTCTGGCATCTTCTTGACGTCTTCTATTTGCCGCAGAAATGGCAACAAGCCCTTCTGATTGGCGATTTGTATGCTCAAGCCGGGGCGAGCATTGATTTCCAGCATCAAAGGCCCTAACGCGGCATCTAGCACGATATCGACGCCGATATAATCAAGGGAAACCAACTCCTGACATCCGGCCGCCAGCCGCATGATCTGCTCCCAATTCGGTATTTCCATACCTTCAATCGCATAGCCGGTATCTGGGTGATGATAAACAATTTCCTCGCACCAAACTCCTTGCAGCGTCCTGCCATTGGCCAAATTGATGCCGACGCCGATAGCGCCCTGATGCAAATTAGCCTTGCCATCGGAAAGCCGGGTCGGCAGTCTGAGCATCGACATGATCGGCACGCCTTTGAACACGATCGTGCGAATATCCGGCACCCCCTGGTAACTGACATGTTCGAACAGCGAGGAAAATTCCACCCGATATTCAATCAGCGCCTTATCAGGCTGCCCTCCCAGACTGTACATGCCGCTAAGTATATTGGAAATATGATGACCGATTTCTCTTTCGCTAAGCAGAACCCCGTTTAACTTACGGTAGAGATGTTTACTGCGCCCCTTCACAATCAGTATGCCTTCGCCGCCACTGCCGTGGGCCGGTTTGATAGCAAAGTCGTCATAATCGGCCAAGATCTTGGCAAGATTGCCGATCTGATGCTCGATTTCGATCACCCCATATAATGCCGGCACCGCAATGCCGGCCTCCATCGCCAATTGCTTGGTCAACAGCTTGTCGTCCACCAGCGGGTAAAATTTTCGTCGGTTATAGCGGGAAATATAATCCCCGTTGCGCTGATTCATGCCCATCAGCCCGAAGCTGCGAAGCTTCCGTCCCGGGAATAGATATTTTTTCCAGCCCATGATCAGTCTTTCAATAGCGCCCGGAAACGCCACAATTCGGTCAATCGATAACCGGTGTAACGGCCCAATAGCAGGGTAATAGCCAATAGAAACAACAGCATTTCAGGAAACACGAAGATCATATGCTCCAGTACCGCATTCGTCATCAGCAAATAACCCAGGCTTGCGATGAATAGGCTGCCTATCCCCTGCTGCAGCGCTTCAGCGGGTCCCAATTCCTCCCACACCAGCGACATACGCTCGATGGTCATGCTGATAATGACCATCGGAAACAGCGCTACCGAAAGTCCTCGCTCTATGCCCAATTTATGGGTCAACAAGCTCACCAATACCATCAGAATGACGACGATGATTAACACCGAGGCCAGGCGCGGGACCAGCAGCAAGTGCAGATATTCCAGATAGAAACGCAACATCAGACCCAATGCAACCAGGATGCTGAATAACACCAGGCCCCACAGCAACTCGGTTTCGCGAAACGCCAAAGCGATCAATATTGGCATGAAAGTCCCGAAACTCTTGATCCCAATCACATTGCGCAGCACGACTATCAATAATGCCCCCAACGGCATCATCAACAAAACCCGATAGACATTCTGAGTTTGTATCGGCAATTGAAACAGCGACAAAGCCATCACGCTGGAATTCTTGACATCGGAACGTTGTCGGGCAATGTATTCGGCCTCGTGAAACTGTTTGTGCACCGAGAATTCTATTTTTCCGGCCCTGCCGTTCTTCACCGTCAGCAACGGTTGATCACCGATATACCAGATCAATGAATCGTCGGGAAAACCTGATGCGCCGCTGTAGGGATCGAAGGCCATCCATTCAGTGCCATTATAGGTCTGTAGCCACGGCGTTAATTTGCCGTGGCGGATGCCGTCCTTTAACAACAAAATATTGGCTTGTCGCGCTGGAATCCTCGCGCCCGCCAATATACTGATGATGCGCTGAACCCACATCTCGGGTTTCTCCGCCCCTTGTCGCAAGAGCAATATATTGTCGCTGGCATTCTTCTCGTTCAGGCGCAATAACAATTCATGAGTGAAAGAACGCGTATCCGCCGATTTGCTGCGCACTTCATCGAGCAGCGCATCGACCGCCGTCTGCATCATCTCCGGATAGGCTTTTTTTTGCGGATAGCGGACATTGATCGGTTCGCTAATCGGCATCTCGTCGGCGATTAACTGCATGCGATAATACAGGAATTGATTGCCACGCGGTCTGCGTAGCGTCCATTTCACGACACGGTTTTCATCGCTTTCCTCCAAGGTCATGCCATAACTGCCGGAAATGAAATTTTCATCCAGAATCATGTAACTTTGAGGCTTCTTAGGCAGCCGTAAATCCACTTTTGCCGGACCTTTTGTCGGCTTAAAACTGACTCTCGCCTCTACCGCCCAGACATGGGCCTGCTCGGCCGGCAGCAACGGCAACTTCAGCTCGACGACCTTGTAGACACATAAGGCTGTACTGATAATCACTAAGGTCAGGGCCAACAGTATTACATGCAGATTCTTCAAGCTATCCTTCCCTTTCCGATTACTTTGAAAGTATAAGATGATAAGGGGAGACGAGTAACTGCCCCTCCTCCTAAATTTTGCACTTTCAGTATCCGGAGTGATGAAAACTTCTTCATGATCGTTAGGTTAACGATTATCACTGGCTTGGCTAGTCTTGGGCTGACTACATTGTTTGCTGTCATATTTGTTACTGTGCAAAAAGGTTTCCCCCGGATCGATCAAGATATTGCCCTTTAAGAAACGTCTTCCCAACAGCACCGGATAATTGAAATTCCCCCTATCAGCTAGCGTAAACTGAGCCGTATAGTGATAGCCATCGATGCAAAATGGCAACTTCACGACCGATCTCTTCATCGGCGGCAGCTTATGCCGTTTAATCTTCACTTCTCTGAACAACGGCTTCTCGATGCTGTGCTGCACCTCATTTTTATTCCGTCCCTTGGGCAAGTCGAAACGGACCCAGGTTTTACCATCACGTTCGAACCGCTCGATATTTTCAGCGTGTATCGACGACGTTTTTGCGCCGCTATCCAGCTTAGCCTTAAGTTGTATCTGCCCGGGACTCAGGACCACCATTTCCAGCCAGCCGGCGATAATGCGCTCATTAGCCTGCTCTTCTGCAAAAGCGGGAATAGATGCCAGCAAAGCGGTCAACAAAAATAGGATTCGTGAATATCGTTTCATCACTTCGTTAAGAAAAGTTTAATAATAGCTCTTGAAAAAAGTGGATATTATCCGTAATTGCGACTTAAAGGAATCTTAAATTTAAATTTGACACCCGGCGAGGCAAAAAATCTCCGCGACCTTTCCTTTTTAGTCGATGCAAGACGGCAATGCATTGCCGTTTTTTTGACGCATCGAGAAACCACGCCAGATAGAATTTATTACCCATTGTTTTTTAAAGAACTATTAATGATTGGCATAAAAAACGCTTAATTTTTACTCAAGCCTTGTTCGGACACGAGAAAGTTGCGATGAAAAAGAAAATTACCAATTTAGCCCTCGTCAATAACAAAACCTATGAAGCTGCAAAAACAGCCAATTTACATCACTATGACATCAGCAGCGCTTTACAAACCACTTTGGATTTTAATGAGTTAATCGCCATTTTTTGCGACAAAATCCAAGCGATGATCCCCCATAACGGCGTGCTCTATCGTAACCCGCTATTTAACCTTGAGTACCATACCGGCATTAGCACCCGGCATTCCTGTAGCTATTCTCTGAGTCTCGAGGAACAAAGCCTCGGTGAATTAAAATTGATGCGCCAGCAACGCTTCAGCGACAAGGAACTTAACTATCTGGAAACACTGCTGTGCTGCCTGATCTATCCGTTAAAAAAT
Protein-coding sequences here:
- a CDS encoding TRZ/ATZ family hydrolase; translation: MQVDLIIEARWIIPVEPESVIHENHSLIVNDGKIIDLLPQHTARHQYQAHTLRELHNHALIPGLINCHTHASMTLLRGIADDLPLMEWLQKHIWPLEQKWVGEAFVRDGTDLAIAEMIRGGTTCFNDMYFFPEITAHQAIKHGIRAGIGLIAIDFPSAWAEDSDAYLEKGLALHERLRHEPLITTPFAPHAPYTISDEPLSKIRMLADELDLPVHMHVHETRHEVDEQRQKTGQTPLQRLDELGLLSPAFIAVHMTQLSDAEIDDYARTGGHIVHCPESNLKLASGFCPVAQCLNAGINVALGTDGAASNNDLDMLAEMRSAALLGKGVSGDASAVPAMTALQMATLNGAKALGIDQQTGSLTIGKAADVVAIEFSEVETQPLYHPLSQIVYSASRNQVTDVWVGGRQLLKQRQLTTINLSDLHERIGIWRERLYADDNK
- the ubiG gene encoding bifunctional 2-polyprenyl-6-hydroxyphenol methylase/3-demethylubiquinol 3-O-methyltransferase UbiG, with the protein product MTVTENVHAHEIHKFGSQAERWWDPQGEFKTLHDVNPLRLRFIQEHAELAGKKIVDVGCGGGILTEGLAKLGADALGIDLSEELIDIADLHSLESGVKARYQKISVEALAEQQPAGFDHVTCMEMLEHVPDPGSIIGACAKLVKPGGMVFFSTLNRVPKAYLLAIVAAEYLLKMVPKGTHDYKTFIKPSELSQSARDAGLELQSLVGIEYNPFSKRFYLGKDIDVNYIAAFKRPEK
- a CDS encoding HAD family hydrolase, whose amino-acid sequence is MNGKFKLACVLFDLDGTLVDTAPDLVACLNRAIGKHGYPSFEVEQIRAYISYGAAAMIAWATKGAGEDLQKQMLTDMLNDYQNNLVAHSRFFAGMPEALSFIENQGLKWGVVTNKRERFTLPLMTALKLTERAACIVSGDTTANSKPHPEPMLAACRQANVKPENCVYIGDAAHDITAGKCANMKTLAALYGYLKNDDQPDAWGADGLISSPEQLTSWIQSSACY
- a CDS encoding SDR family NAD(P)-dependent oxidoreductase, whose product is MLLNDQVILITGAGGGLGGTAAIALAKQGAHIILLDKNIAKMEKVYDAIVEHGGPEPTMYPFDLAGANENDYQELADVVDRQYGSLQGLLHSAVDLSAYSPVANIRTQEWGHTLNVNLNAPFLLTRVLLPVLQKSQHASIVFTSDSSARNARAYSAAYGVSKIALEGFAKILAEEVEAGQKIRVNTLVPGPIDSPLRKKLYPAEDKSRLAAMNSLDEVYQYLFTDDSLGLNGQTIDAQTFQRR
- the sufT gene encoding putative Fe-S cluster assembly protein SufT encodes the protein MSEREVVTLTRDVNIITVPDGNHGTLSKGHEVTIHQALGSSYTVVTEHGHMVRIANSDADALGKETHELHTLVSETDPEAVEKNCWEVMKTVYDPEIPVNIVDLGLVYHCNVTPNEEGGNDVHIMMTLTAPGCGMGPVIQSDVEKSIRALPGVSSVNVEIVLDPPWSRDMMSEVAQVQLGLF
- a CDS encoding MBL fold metallo-hydrolase RNA specificity domain-containing protein → MATLTFLGGVGQVTGSCYLLETASGRILLECGIYQGGREADKVEGGAVIIAGSGMCTGGRIRHHLKYNLWRRNAHVVFVGFQAQGTLGRELVDGRKDFKIVGSEIRVEASIHTLGGFSAHADQSQLLAWAMAFEYPRPELYLVHGEPAAAMSLKTSFQRSGWPATIPQPGQQIDF
- a CDS encoding alpha-L-glutamate ligase-like protein, translating into MGWKKYLFPGRKLRSFGLMGMNQRNGDYISRYNRRKFYPLVDDKLLTKQLAMEAGIAVPALYGVIEIEHQIGNLAKILADYDDFAIKPAHGSGGEGILIVKGRSKHLYRKLNGVLLSEREIGHHISNILSGMYSLGGQPDKALIEYRVEFSSLFEHVSYQGVPDIRTIVFKGVPIMSMLRLPTRLSDGKANLHQGAIGVGINLANGRTLQGVWCEEIVYHHPDTGYAIEGMEIPNWEQIMRLAAGCQELVSLDYIGVDIVLDAALGPLMLEINARPGLSIQIANQKGLLPFLRQIEDVKKMPESVLERVRLGQKLYEA
- a CDS encoding inactive transglutaminase family protein, with protein sequence MKNLHVILLALTLVIISTALCVYKVVELKLPLLPAEQAHVWAVEARVSFKPTKGPAKVDLRLPKKPQSYMILDENFISGSYGMTLEESDENRVVKWTLRRPRGNQFLYYRMQLIADEMPISEPINVRYPQKKAYPEMMQTAVDALLDEVRSKSADTRSFTHELLLRLNEKNASDNILLLRQGAEKPEMWVQRIISILAGARIPARQANILLLKDGIRHGKLTPWLQTYNGTEWMAFDPYSGASGFPDDSLIWYIGDQPLLTVKNGRAGKIEFSVHKQFHEAEYIARQRSDVKNSSVMALSLFQLPIQTQNVYRVLLMMPLGALLIVVLRNVIGIKSFGTFMPILIALAFRETELLWGLVLFSILVALGLMLRFYLEYLHLLLVPRLASVLIIVVILMVLVSLLTHKLGIERGLSVALFPMVIISMTIERMSLVWEELGPAEALQQGIGSLFIASLGYLLMTNAVLEHMIFVFPEMLLFLLAITLLLGRYTGYRLTELWRFRALLKD
- a CDS encoding ATP-dependent zinc protease family protein, translating into MKRYSRILFLLTALLASIPAFAEEQANERIIAGWLEMVVLSPGQIQLKAKLDSGAKTSSIHAENIERFERDGKTWVRFDLPKGRNKNEVQHSIEKPLFREVKIKRHKLPPMKRSVVKLPFCIDGYHYTAQFTLADRGNFNYPVLLGRRFLKGNILIDPGETFLHSNKYDSKQCSQPKTSQASDNR